From the genome of Halomonas sp. MCCC 1A13316, one region includes:
- a CDS encoding T6SS phospholipase effector Tle1-like catalytic domain-containing protein — protein sequence MLQRHGDSGVTRPVTTPEPRPSAAPPVAETPPAQQRTLHIGVFFDGTGNNMYKDRQLTDRDITNVAKLHDLYRFDGADGDYHRIYIPGVGTITGSESEDGFLASEDLFGLGTGVGPEGGHARIELALDLLRPFLEANPDALITFDVFGFSRGAALARHFVNLIHRWPEHLLVPDFHLFRPGYQPPMRLIPAFPPTPIPFPQVRFVGLFDTVGSFYWPGNAENLDFDLYLASGSAARVVQLTSHHEIRRNFPLSSIADAQGNHPGNFTEIALPGAHSDVGGGYENPRHEADFANFEELVVRRRGGLGANGETTRLAQEEAQARGLSIRVDGMDVLEVERRATRKELAIHALHRMHDEAKRVWVPLRDLDDADPNHAIPAELREKLDAWRAAGGRLDDSHRFLNGYIHTSHRQESLAYAPEPSGERRVFPNHHDAPVAAPQEPQNA from the coding sequence ATGCTACAGCGGCACGGTGACTCGGGCGTCACGCGCCCTGTGACGACTCCCGAACCGCGGCCTTCCGCAGCGCCGCCAGTGGCGGAAACGCCTCCCGCTCAGCAGCGTACTCTGCATATTGGCGTGTTTTTCGATGGCACCGGCAACAACATGTACAAAGATCGCCAGCTGACTGATCGCGATATAACCAACGTGGCCAAGCTGCATGACCTGTATCGATTCGATGGTGCCGACGGAGATTACCACCGAATCTACATTCCCGGAGTGGGTACCATAACCGGCAGCGAGAGCGAGGATGGCTTCTTGGCTTCGGAGGATCTCTTCGGGCTGGGCACCGGCGTCGGCCCTGAGGGCGGACATGCGCGTATCGAGCTGGCTTTGGACCTGCTCCGCCCATTTTTGGAAGCCAACCCTGATGCGTTGATTACCTTCGATGTGTTCGGCTTTAGCCGCGGCGCAGCTCTGGCTCGGCACTTCGTCAACCTGATCCACCGCTGGCCGGAACACTTGTTGGTGCCGGACTTCCACCTTTTCAGGCCAGGTTACCAACCACCGATGCGCCTCATCCCAGCCTTTCCACCCACGCCGATTCCTTTCCCGCAGGTGCGCTTCGTAGGGCTATTCGATACCGTGGGTAGCTTTTACTGGCCCGGCAATGCCGAAAACCTCGATTTCGATCTCTACCTTGCTTCAGGCAGCGCCGCGCGCGTGGTGCAGCTCACCTCTCATCACGAAATCCGCCGCAACTTTCCGCTCAGCAGCATTGCCGATGCCCAGGGCAACCATCCCGGCAACTTCACCGAGATCGCCCTGCCGGGGGCGCATTCCGATGTGGGTGGCGGCTACGAGAACCCCCGGCACGAGGCGGACTTCGCCAATTTCGAGGAGCTGGTCGTGCGTCGCCGCGGCGGGCTTGGTGCCAATGGGGAGACGACTCGCCTGGCCCAGGAGGAAGCGCAGGCACGAGGGCTCTCCATCCGCGTGGATGGAATGGACGTACTAGAAGTCGAGCGGCGCGCTACGCGCAAGGAACTGGCCATCCATGCGCTGCATCGAATGCATGATGAGGCTAAGCGAGTTTGGGTACCGTTGCGAGATCTGGACGATGCCGATCCGAATCATGCTATCCCCGCGGAGTTACGAGAAAAGCTTGATGCCTGGCGGGCTGCCGGAGGGCGGCTGGACGATTCACACCGATTCCTTAATGGCTATATTCATACCTCGCACCGCCAGGAGAGCCTGGCCTATGCACCGGAACCTTCCGGCGAGCGCCGGGTATTCCCCAACCACCACGATGCGCCAGTAGCGGCACCTCAGGAGCCTCAGAATGCCTAG
- a CDS encoding HPP family protein, translating into MPLVAEFKSFLRLIAKNLAQASHAYLDVSVLVHSAAFCQKHGQQAPNTAVAASVYALLVASQPCRLPCPTKPTTLTVVTRSFKCGTVIVASFGATSVLIFAAPDSPFAQPRNVLFGSMLSALVGVACFHLLGSTALAVTLAVSLSVLAMQLTHTVHPPGAAATATLGWWYPLMPIGIGCGVMLVVAILVNNLARHRRYPRYW; encoded by the coding sequence GTGCCCCTTGTCGCGGAGTTCAAGAGCTTTCTTCGGCTGATTGCCAAAAACCTTGCTCAAGCGTCGCACGCGTATCTTGACGTTTCGGTTCTCGTTCATAGTGCTGCCTTCTGTCAGAAGCATGGCCAGCAAGCACCGAATACCGCAGTGGCAGCCTCGGTTTACGCTTTGCTTGTAGCCAGCCAACCGTGCCGGCTTCCCTGTCCGACAAAACCGACAACCCTAACGGTTGTAACAAGGAGTTTCAAATGCGGGACGGTGATCGTGGCCTCCTTCGGCGCCACTTCGGTGCTCATCTTCGCCGCGCCCGATAGCCCATTCGCCCAGCCGCGAAATGTCCTGTTCGGCAGCATGCTCTCTGCCCTGGTGGGCGTGGCCTGCTTCCACCTGCTGGGTAGCACGGCGCTGGCGGTAACGCTTGCCGTGTCGCTATCTGTCCTTGCCATGCAGCTTACCCACACCGTTCATCCGCCCGGTGCCGCGGCGACTGCAACCCTGGGTTGGTGGTATCCCCTTATGCCGATCGGCATTGGCTGCGGCGTAATGCTCGTGGTGGCGATTCTGGTCAATAATCTGGCTCGCCATCGGCGCTACCCACGCTACTGGTAG
- a CDS encoding quaternary amine ABC transporter ATP-binding protein, with protein MNENRNVKIRVRRLSKVFGNQPKKALELRDKGHKRSEILKKTGQTLGLSDISFDVYEGELLVIMGLSGSGKSTLIRCLNRLIEPTEGEIVIDGQNIPELGDKALLECRRRHFSMVFQNFALFPHRTVQQNAEFGLEIRGVDKAERTEIARNALKQVGLDGWEYAYPNQLSGGMQQRVGLARALANDATVLLMDEAFSALDPLIRGDMQQELLELQHRMQKTTVFITHDLDEALTIGDRIVLLKDGEIVQIGTPEEILTRPADDYVRRFIEGVDRSRILTAESAMRKVRATVRDTDGPRTALHKMHEHAIDSIYVTRRDRSLVGLLEAEAAEKLVKEGKESITDALTQDFRTVAPEEPMHNLFAMFSEKSFPIAVVDEQKRLLGVVVKGAVLDELAQAAEEGGN; from the coding sequence ATGAACGAGAACCGAAACGTCAAGATACGCGTGCGACGCTTGAGCAAGGTTTTTGGCAATCAGCCGAAGAAAGCTCTTGAACTCCGCGACAAGGGGCACAAGCGCTCCGAGATACTCAAGAAGACGGGACAGACGTTGGGGCTCTCCGATATCAGCTTCGACGTCTATGAGGGCGAGCTTCTGGTCATCATGGGGCTGTCCGGCTCGGGCAAATCCACACTTATTCGCTGTTTGAATCGTCTCATCGAACCCACCGAGGGCGAGATCGTCATTGACGGCCAGAACATTCCCGAACTTGGCGACAAGGCGTTGCTGGAATGCCGTCGCCGCCACTTCTCGATGGTGTTCCAGAACTTCGCGCTCTTTCCTCACCGCACCGTGCAGCAGAACGCTGAGTTCGGCCTCGAGATTCGCGGCGTGGACAAGGCCGAGCGCACCGAGATTGCCCGCAATGCGCTCAAGCAGGTGGGGCTCGATGGCTGGGAATACGCCTACCCCAACCAGCTTTCCGGCGGCATGCAGCAACGTGTCGGCCTGGCCCGAGCGCTGGCCAACGATGCCACTGTGCTGTTGATGGACGAGGCCTTCTCGGCACTCGACCCGCTGATTCGCGGCGACATGCAGCAGGAACTGCTGGAACTGCAACACCGCATGCAAAAAACCACGGTGTTCATTACCCACGACCTCGACGAGGCGCTGACCATCGGCGATCGCATCGTGCTGCTCAAGGATGGTGAGATCGTGCAGATCGGCACGCCGGAAGAGATTCTCACCCGGCCCGCCGATGACTACGTGCGCCGTTTCATCGAAGGCGTCGACCGTTCGCGCATCCTTACCGCCGAGAGCGCCATGCGTAAGGTGCGAGCCACCGTGCGCGACACAGACGGGCCGCGTACCGCCCTACACAAGATGCATGAGCACGCCATCGACTCCATCTACGTGACTCGCCGCGACCGCAGCCTGGTGGGCCTGCTCGAAGCCGAAGCTGCCGAAAAGCTGGTCAAGGAAGGCAAGGAGAGCATCACCGATGCCTTGACCCAGGACTTCCGCACCGTAGCCCCGGAGGAGCCCATGCATAACCTCTTCGCCATGTTTAGCGAAAAGAGCTTCCCCATCGCGGTGGTGGATGAGCAGAAGCGTCTGTTGGGCGTAGTGGTCAAGGGGGCGGTGCTTGATGAACTGGCCCAGGCGGCAGAGGAAGGAGGCAACTGA
- a CDS encoding ABC transporter permease, with the protein MDIPRIPLGDWIEGGLNWLTSEYSVVTRGISRVTQTGIEWLNESLMWLPEWALLAIIAGLCGKLANLRLAIGAVAGLALIWNLGLWEPMIETLTLVVIATLVAVVIALPVGIAAALSERLYRTIMPVLDFMQTMPAFVYLIPAIPFFGIGSVSAIFATVIFSMPPAIRFTTLGIRQVPVELIEAADAYGATRGQKLLKVQLPLSLPTVMAGINQTIMLALSMVVIAAMIGADGLGSEVWRAIQRLRPGDGFEAGIAVVILAMLLDRLTQSLRKTRRKG; encoded by the coding sequence ATCGATATTCCCCGCATTCCGCTGGGCGACTGGATCGAAGGCGGCCTGAACTGGCTGACCAGTGAGTACTCGGTGGTAACTCGCGGCATCTCTCGGGTGACGCAAACCGGCATCGAGTGGCTCAACGAGAGCCTGATGTGGCTGCCTGAATGGGCGCTGCTGGCGATCATCGCCGGGCTGTGCGGGAAACTGGCCAACCTGCGGCTAGCCATCGGTGCCGTGGCCGGCCTCGCGTTGATCTGGAATCTTGGCCTGTGGGAGCCGATGATCGAGACGCTCACCCTGGTGGTCATCGCCACCTTGGTGGCGGTCGTCATCGCCCTGCCAGTGGGTATCGCCGCGGCACTTTCCGAGCGGCTTTATCGCACCATCATGCCCGTGCTGGACTTCATGCAGACGATGCCGGCCTTCGTCTATCTGATTCCGGCAATACCCTTCTTCGGCATCGGCTCGGTATCGGCAATCTTCGCTACGGTTATCTTCTCAATGCCGCCTGCCATTCGCTTCACCACCCTGGGCATTCGCCAGGTGCCGGTAGAGCTGATCGAGGCGGCCGATGCCTACGGCGCCACCCGCGGCCAGAAGCTGCTCAAGGTACAGCTGCCTCTCTCGCTACCTACCGTGATGGCCGGCATCAACCAGACCATCATGCTTGCGCTCTCGATGGTGGTGATTGCTGCTATGATCGGCGCTGATGGTCTGGGTAGCGAAGTGTGGCGGGCCATTCAGCGCCTACGCCCGGGCGATGGCTTCGAGGCGGGCATCGCCGTGGTGATTCTGGCGATGCTGCTGGATCGTCTGACGCAGTCGTTGCGCAAGACACGCAGGAAAGGCTGA
- a CDS encoding glycine betaine ABC transporter substrate-binding protein yields MTSKAATRHVRLAGLTLAAGAGLAAGVAQAQDKGTVHLAYVEWSSEVASTNVVRAVLEQAGYEVDMTSLSAAAMWQSVATGDADAIVAAWLPTTHEEYLNRVGDDVEDLGPNLDGTKLGLVVPEYTDVDSIAELNENADTFNGEIIGIDPGAGLMGLTEEVIETYDLDLSLRSGSGATMTAALSNAIANEEDVVVTGWTPHWKFARWDLKYLEDPENVYGGAEQIHTVVRQGLEEDMPEAYAILDAFEWTPEQMGKVMLMNQEEDADPYESAKQWVEENQDVVEEWLNG; encoded by the coding sequence ATGACTAGTAAAGCTGCAACACGTCATGTGCGCCTGGCAGGACTGACCTTGGCGGCCGGTGCCGGTTTGGCTGCCGGTGTTGCCCAGGCACAGGACAAGGGCACCGTTCACCTGGCCTATGTGGAGTGGTCTTCCGAGGTAGCTTCCACCAATGTCGTACGTGCGGTACTCGAGCAGGCGGGCTACGAGGTCGACATGACCTCACTCTCCGCCGCTGCCATGTGGCAATCCGTGGCCACCGGCGATGCCGACGCCATCGTGGCGGCCTGGCTGCCGACCACCCATGAAGAGTACCTGAACCGTGTCGGTGACGATGTCGAAGATCTCGGCCCCAACCTGGATGGCACCAAGCTCGGCCTGGTGGTACCGGAATATACCGACGTCGACAGCATCGCCGAACTCAACGAGAATGCCGATACCTTCAATGGTGAGATCATCGGTATCGACCCGGGCGCCGGCCTGATGGGCCTGACCGAAGAAGTCATCGAAACTTATGACCTCGACCTGAGCCTGCGCAGCGGTAGCGGCGCTACCATGACCGCCGCACTGAGCAACGCCATTGCCAACGAGGAGGATGTCGTCGTCACCGGCTGGACACCGCACTGGAAGTTCGCCCGCTGGGATCTCAAGTACCTCGAGGACCCCGAGAACGTCTACGGCGGCGCCGAGCAGATCCACACGGTAGTCCGCCAGGGCTTGGAAGAGGACATGCCCGAGGCCTATGCCATCCTGGACGCTTTCGAATGGACGCCCGAGCAAATGGGTAAAGTCATGCTGATGAATCAGGAGGAAGACGCCGACCCATACGAGAGCGCCAAGCAATGGGTCGAAGAGAACCAGGACGTGGTGGAAGAGTGGCTTAACGGCTGA
- a CDS encoding DUF7305 domain-containing protein has product MAGTQQSQQGAALVVVLSMLSVSLMLGLSGITGSQVNERLAGNYRSSVIAQNEAEAGLYAFNDELRGAIDAFNNDQPPNPPVFNANPTTFVADLRSAAVDARNAATPEQAQAALNGALPGTWSEEGTISTNGRHRWRLLPALPEDDALLAGQAGIRIVSEGFFGNAADEAMRTATALVAVPVPPPPGSRGLMSCEGVQVKGSGIIDSYDSREGPYGGSNAQRSNVVVGTQTEGAEVKVTGASPIHGEVAASGTFSTTGSGAVHGNVKANDTISISGGGSNIYGNVTGLGDVAITSSGTVHGDVQAAGTLSLGNWSSRIEGDALVSAVSSVRTAADQVGGVLDADSGGPQGLTPVFSVSSPEECDVPVQVGWYDEYLAQVEASSGELDMKGAGRNIVLDASGLHDPGGKVSDIGTPQQYQGKSIVRFDSLKLAGSANFHIGSAGNPVDMVMVVTGDIDIGGGGSFRVAEGSSLTIVTAGEFKLASAIEVGDGKPTRVDVNGNVSPILSVVSVHDDTTHAGSGVFLGGASNFYGQIIAPHSHVEVTGSGQFYGEVVGRSIEVKGAGGFHYDEAFDDTEGGVGGGGPTAMPRIEGIWVG; this is encoded by the coding sequence ATGGCGGGTACACAACAGAGTCAGCAGGGAGCTGCGCTCGTCGTAGTGCTGTCCATGCTTAGCGTATCGTTGATGCTTGGCCTGTCGGGCATAACCGGCAGCCAGGTCAACGAGCGGTTGGCGGGTAACTACCGTTCATCGGTCATTGCGCAGAACGAAGCGGAAGCCGGGCTGTACGCCTTCAACGATGAGCTTCGCGGCGCGATCGATGCATTCAACAATGACCAACCGCCAAATCCTCCCGTGTTCAATGCCAATCCCACCACTTTCGTTGCGGATCTGCGTAGCGCCGCCGTAGATGCACGGAATGCAGCCACTCCCGAGCAGGCCCAGGCTGCCCTGAATGGTGCCCTTCCCGGTACTTGGTCGGAAGAAGGCACGATTTCAACCAATGGTCGCCACCGTTGGCGCCTCCTGCCGGCTCTGCCTGAGGATGATGCCCTGCTGGCGGGACAGGCCGGCATACGCATCGTGAGCGAAGGTTTCTTTGGCAATGCCGCCGATGAGGCCATGCGCACGGCGACTGCGCTTGTTGCAGTACCGGTACCGCCGCCGCCGGGCTCACGTGGATTGATGAGCTGCGAGGGCGTGCAGGTGAAAGGCAGCGGTATCATCGATAGCTACGATTCGCGAGAGGGACCCTATGGCGGTAGCAATGCCCAGCGTAGCAATGTCGTGGTCGGTACCCAGACCGAAGGGGCAGAAGTCAAAGTGACCGGTGCCTCGCCGATTCACGGTGAAGTCGCAGCGAGCGGAACGTTCTCGACGACGGGTTCAGGCGCCGTACATGGAAACGTCAAGGCAAACGATACGATAAGCATCAGCGGTGGCGGCTCCAACATATACGGTAATGTGACGGGCCTCGGCGACGTAGCGATTACCAGTAGCGGCACCGTACATGGCGATGTGCAGGCGGCCGGCACGCTCTCACTGGGCAACTGGAGTTCACGCATCGAAGGCGATGCCCTGGTTTCAGCAGTGAGTTCGGTGCGTACCGCTGCCGATCAGGTGGGAGGTGTGCTCGATGCCGATAGTGGTGGCCCGCAGGGGCTGACACCGGTATTCTCGGTGTCGTCGCCGGAAGAGTGTGATGTACCGGTACAGGTTGGTTGGTACGACGAGTATCTGGCTCAGGTTGAAGCCTCTTCGGGGGAGCTCGACATGAAGGGGGCAGGGCGCAATATCGTTCTTGATGCCAGTGGGCTGCATGATCCTGGCGGAAAGGTATCGGATATCGGCACGCCGCAACAGTACCAGGGCAAATCCATCGTTAGGTTCGATTCCCTCAAGCTAGCGGGCAGTGCCAACTTCCATATCGGTAGTGCCGGCAACCCGGTCGATATGGTCATGGTAGTTACCGGCGACATCGATATCGGTGGAGGCGGTTCGTTTCGAGTCGCCGAAGGAAGTAGCCTTACTATCGTAACGGCTGGTGAGTTCAAGTTGGCCAGTGCCATTGAGGTGGGCGATGGTAAGCCCACCCGAGTCGATGTGAATGGCAACGTAAGCCCGATTCTTTCGGTGGTTTCCGTCCACGACGATACTACACATGCTGGATCCGGTGTGTTTCTCGGTGGCGCTTCGAATTTCTATGGGCAGATCATTGCACCCCATTCGCATGTCGAGGTTACCGGAAGCGGGCAGTTCTATGGTGAGGTTGTCGGCAGAAGTATCGAGGTTAAGGGTGCCGGCGGGTTTCACTACGACGAGGCATTCGACGATACCGAAGGTGGTGTTGGCGGCGGAGGGCCAACGGCAATGCCGCGAATAGAAGGAATCTGGGTAGGGTAG
- a CDS encoding O-antigen ligase family protein: MPFLVVVSALFGLLSSWWASQVSSEYDLQRFIQYGVLVMAFSYLIGKRGDIYIDSISKHEKITWLGLLIWMLLVSLVSPSPWLALLEVGGWLGLFGLVFSIGLAVRGWVALGWLLVGGSVMLLILLYALVTIDALILQRDFLLRRELTPGLGNIRHFSDLAAGLMPLSLLYIVSRPRHSLIAFMLCFLPLSFWWYLLFVSEGRSGILSLTLAMITALVLFRRAARWPVATLFGSALAGLAGWWFVNPLRKTADGTIFLRDITSDSNRFDLWRTAIEYGIENFPFGIGPMQFAGDGRISYAHAHNLIFNTAAEWGISIALLFLGLILYGCWRIYKRSKTIPEPDKPLFACLVMAFVGVMVNVQFAGAHIIPLSSLIMALAIGLVFGYRDSSQPPVERLAGPVPIQAKLLWVGIMLMMAYLFYAGMELYWLSMDSRMLCLQEAGHGTLYPRFWTQGRLECIQMIAPDHWLFWSWR; this comes from the coding sequence ATGCCATTTTTAGTCGTGGTGTCGGCTCTTTTTGGGCTGCTTTCTTCTTGGTGGGCTTCACAAGTTAGCAGTGAGTACGATCTTCAGCGCTTTATTCAATACGGCGTGTTGGTGATGGCATTTTCCTACCTTATAGGGAAGAGGGGGGATATTTATATAGATAGTATTTCGAAGCATGAAAAAATAACTTGGTTGGGGTTATTAATTTGGATGCTTCTGGTAAGCCTTGTGTCGCCATCGCCCTGGCTTGCTCTTTTGGAGGTTGGGGGCTGGCTGGGTCTTTTTGGCTTGGTGTTTTCAATAGGTTTGGCAGTTAGAGGGTGGGTGGCGCTGGGTTGGTTGCTGGTGGGTGGTTCTGTCATGCTATTGATTTTGCTCTACGCTTTAGTAACTATTGATGCACTTATATTGCAGCGAGATTTTTTGCTTCGTCGAGAATTGACTCCTGGGCTAGGAAATATTCGCCATTTCTCTGACTTGGCCGCCGGATTGATGCCCTTGTCGTTACTATATATCGTTAGCCGTCCTCGTCATTCCTTGATCGCTTTCATGCTCTGTTTTTTGCCGCTGTCATTTTGGTGGTATCTTCTTTTTGTCAGCGAAGGTCGATCCGGAATTCTGTCACTTACCTTGGCCATGATCACTGCGCTTGTGCTATTTAGGCGGGCGGCGCGTTGGCCAGTGGCAACACTGTTCGGTTCCGCATTGGCAGGCTTGGCGGGATGGTGGTTCGTCAATCCACTCCGTAAGACTGCGGACGGTACGATTTTTTTGCGAGATATAACGAGTGACAGCAATCGATTCGATCTTTGGCGAACGGCAATTGAGTACGGTATTGAAAATTTTCCTTTTGGTATTGGTCCGATGCAGTTCGCCGGGGATGGTCGTATCAGCTATGCTCATGCTCATAATCTCATCTTTAATACCGCAGCGGAGTGGGGCATCTCTATTGCGTTGCTATTTCTGGGGTTGATCCTGTATGGCTGCTGGAGAATATATAAGCGCTCAAAAACCATTCCCGAACCAGATAAGCCACTCTTTGCTTGCCTAGTCATGGCGTTTGTTGGTGTTATGGTGAATGTGCAGTTCGCCGGGGCACATATTATCCCATTGAGTTCTTTGATTATGGCACTTGCTATCGGTCTGGTATTTGGTTACCGGGATTCGAGCCAACCCCCCGTTGAGCGACTTGCAGGCCCTGTGCCGATCCAGGCCAAGCTGCTATGGGTAGGCATCATGTTGATGATGGCGTATTTGTTTTATGCCGGCATGGAGCTTTACTGGCTTTCGATGGATTCACGGATGCTCTGTTTGCAGGAAGCGGGACATGGCACTCTCTATCCCCGCTTCTGGACTCAAGGCCGCCTAGAGTGTATTCAGATGATCGCTCCGGATCACTGGCTATTCTGGTCTTGGCGCTAA
- a CDS encoding pilin, with protein sequence MSMKEMMMKRAAAKQGQGGFTLIELLIVVAIIGILAAIAIPQYQNYTNRAQDAACLAEARSYASGVAAERATGGTATDLTDVFGSGYSTECGLTNVGASDTAVSYNSGTGTANATGSVNIGITGS encoded by the coding sequence ATGAGCATGAAGGAAATGATGATGAAACGAGCAGCCGCCAAGCAAGGACAGGGCGGTTTCACCTTGATCGAACTGCTGATCGTGGTCGCGATCATCGGTATTCTGGCGGCGATTGCGATTCCGCAGTATCAGAATTATACAAACAGAGCACAGGACGCTGCTTGCCTTGCAGAAGCAAGGTCGTATGCTTCAGGTGTCGCTGCCGAAAGAGCTACTGGTGGAACCGCTACAGATTTGACAGATGTGTTCGGTAGCGGTTATTCAACCGAGTGCGGACTTACCAATGTTGGCGCGTCAGATACTGCTGTAAGCTATAACTCAGGTACCGGTACCGCTAACGCTACCGGAAGCGTTAATATAGGAATAACGGGAAGTTAG
- the pilB gene encoding type IV-A pilus assembly ATPase PilB, which produces MNDYRTAPDKTRAHARDGESAPTQPVANLDGLRGFARRLVEYGLLSRAAAERAEYEAREAETSLLQHVVDNGLVTARQGTLCAAWEYGLPLVDLDALRLASLPPANEYPEKLLRKLCVVPLSRRSHRLTVAVPYPSTLALLDELQFATGLGIEAVLCPVDQLMPVLEAYLAQHDSSMMDELAGVDDAVSELEFGEGVDLSDERADDAALSGADDAPIVKFVNKVLLDAIRRGASDIHFEPYETSYRVRMRVDGMLMESARPPFAMRSRIAARLKVMARLDISERRLPQDGAIKLKVSKTRSIDFRVNSLPTVYGEKIVLRILDPASAQIGIDALGFTPEQRALYEGVLDQPQGMILVTGPTGSGKTVTLYTGLNILNEVQRNICTAEDPVEIKVPGVNQVNVLPKIGLDFASALRAFLRQDPDVVMVGEIRDLETAEIAVKASQTGHLVLSTVHTNSAAETLTRLANMGVPAFNIASSVSLIIAQRLARRLCKHCRQEAELPREVLLQEGFTEQEVDNATVYEAVGCKHCTHGYKGRVGIYEVVPISTAMSQLIMRNGNSMDFDTLARQEGHPDLRRSGLLKVMQGITSLTEINRITKD; this is translated from the coding sequence ATGAACGACTACCGAACAGCACCCGACAAGACCCGTGCCCACGCCCGAGATGGCGAGAGCGCCCCCACGCAGCCCGTGGCCAACCTCGACGGCCTGCGCGGTTTCGCGCGCAGGCTGGTGGAGTACGGGCTGCTTTCACGCGCGGCGGCCGAGCGGGCGGAGTACGAGGCGCGCGAGGCGGAGACCAGCCTGCTGCAGCATGTGGTCGATAACGGCCTGGTCACGGCTCGCCAGGGTACGCTGTGCGCTGCCTGGGAATACGGCCTGCCCTTGGTCGATCTGGACGCGCTGCGCCTGGCGAGCCTACCCCCGGCAAACGAATATCCCGAGAAGCTGCTGCGCAAGCTGTGCGTGGTACCGCTCAGCCGCCGCAGCCACCGGCTAACCGTTGCCGTGCCTTACCCTTCCACCCTGGCCCTGCTCGACGAGCTGCAATTCGCCACCGGCCTGGGCATCGAAGCCGTGCTGTGCCCGGTGGATCAGCTGATGCCGGTACTTGAGGCCTACCTGGCCCAGCACGATTCCAGCATGATGGACGAGCTGGCAGGGGTCGATGACGCGGTAAGCGAGCTGGAATTTGGCGAAGGGGTCGACCTCAGCGACGAGCGCGCCGACGATGCCGCCCTGAGCGGTGCCGACGATGCGCCGATCGTCAAGTTCGTCAACAAGGTGTTGCTGGATGCCATTCGCCGCGGCGCCTCTGACATACACTTCGAGCCCTACGAGACCAGTTATCGCGTGCGCATGCGCGTGGACGGCATGCTGATGGAGTCGGCACGCCCGCCCTTCGCCATGCGTTCGCGCATCGCCGCCCGCCTCAAGGTAATGGCGCGGCTGGATATTTCCGAACGCCGCCTACCGCAGGATGGCGCGATCAAGCTGAAGGTATCGAAGACCCGCTCGATCGATTTCCGCGTGAACTCGCTGCCAACCGTATACGGCGAGAAGATCGTACTGCGTATTCTCGACCCTGCCTCGGCGCAGATCGGCATCGATGCGCTGGGCTTCACACCGGAACAGCGCGCCCTGTACGAAGGCGTGCTTGACCAACCCCAGGGCATGATACTGGTTACCGGCCCTACCGGTAGCGGCAAAACGGTAACGCTCTATACCGGGCTGAACATCCTCAACGAGGTGCAGCGCAACATCTGTACCGCCGAAGACCCGGTGGAGATCAAGGTCCCGGGGGTCAACCAGGTCAACGTGCTGCCCAAGATCGGCCTGGATTTCGCCAGCGCCCTCCGCGCCTTCCTGCGCCAGGACCCGGACGTGGTGATGGTGGGTGAGATCCGCGACCTGGAGACGGCCGAGATCGCGGTGAAGGCGTCACAGACTGGCCACCTGGTGCTCTCCACGGTACACACCAATTCAGCCGCAGAGACCCTCACCCGCCTGGCTAACATGGGTGTGCCGGCTTTCAACATTGCCAGCTCCGTTAGCCTGATCATCGCTCAGCGCCTGGCCCGCCGGCTGTGCAAGCACTGCCGCCAGGAGGCGGAGCTTCCCCGCGAGGTGTTGCTGCAGGAAGGCTTCACCGAGCAGGAGGTGGATAACGCCACGGTGTATGAAGCAGTCGGCTGCAAGCACTGCACGCATGGCTACAAGGGCCGGGTGGGGATCTATGAAGTGGTGCCGATCAGCACGGCCATGAGCCAGCTGATCATGCGCAACGGCAACTCGATGGACTTCGACACCCTGGCTCGCCAGGAGGGGCATCCGGACCTGCGCCGCAGCGGGCTATTGAAGGTGATGCAGGGGATTACCAGTTTGACTGAAATCAACAGGATCACAAAAGACTAA